The following coding sequences lie in one Ctenopharyngodon idella isolate HZGC_01 chromosome 11, HZGC01, whole genome shotgun sequence genomic window:
- the si:ch211-220m17.5 gene encoding guanylin family protein, producing MKTVLCVAFLVVALCLVCEAVQVQEGDFSFSLDSVKILQQLTDQQKPQTQNPRLAKTSYFSVCSNPTLPQEFVPLCMQKGATMSLARLASVNVDICEICAFAACTGC from the exons ATGAAGACCGTCCTGTGTGTCGCTTTCCTCGTTGTGGCTCTTTGCCTGGTCTGTGAGGCTGTGCAAGTCCAG GAAGGtgatttttccttttcattGGACTCTGTGAAAATCCTCCAGCAGCTGACCGAtcaacaaaaaccacaaacacaAAACCCACGGCTGGCCAAGACGAGCTACTTTTCTGTGTGTTCCAATCCAACTCTGCCACAGGAGTTTGTGCCCCTGTGCATGCAGAAAGGAGCAACAATGTCCCTTGCTAGACTAG CATCTGTGAATGTGGACATCTGTGAAATATGTGCTTTTGCGGCTTGTACCGGCTGCTAA